In Flavobacteriaceae bacterium, the following proteins share a genomic window:
- a CDS encoding MmcQ/YjbR family DNA-binding protein encodes MTIEALRDYCLKKQKVTEELPFDNDTLVFKVMNKMFILIPLDRWERNQEIVVLKFDPQWALELRESYDGIHGGFQMGRKADAKFVNTKHWNTVENNKDVSNQFLLQLIDHSYDMVVKGMPKKIREALNK; translated from the coding sequence ATGACTATTGAAGCGTTAAGGGATTATTGTTTAAAAAAACAGAAAGTTACAGAAGAACTTCCTTTTGATAATGACACTTTGGTTTTTAAAGTCATGAACAAAATGTTTATACTAATCCCTTTAGACCGCTGGGAAAGAAATCAAGAAATTGTTGTTTTAAAATTTGACCCTCAATGGGCATTAGAACTCAGAGAATCGTATGATGGTATACATGGTGGATTTCAAATGGGAAGAAAAGCTGATGCAAAATTTGTTAATACAAAACATTGGAATACAGTTGAGAATAATAAAGATGTATCTAATCAATTTTTATTACAATTAATAGATCATTCTTATGATATGGTTGTTAAAGGAATGCCTAAAAAAATAAGAGAAGCTTTAAATAAATAA
- a CDS encoding cyclase family protein → MQATIEYNKKEYHIDLSKPIDISMTLKRSKDNVSAWYVGKPKIKPIRIGSWVGKVKKGAAVNFNSIKFSPHSHGTHTECVGHITKEFYSVNDSLKQFVFFAELVTIAPGKLKNDFVITKKQLELALKNNHHPEAIIIRTLPNTEDKLKRQYSNTNPPYLLEEAVIYLKELGIKHLLIDLPSIDKEKDDGKLLAHNAFWNTAGKIRFEATITEFIFVSNTIKDGTYILNLQIAPFHNDASPSKPILYGIIEKT, encoded by the coding sequence ATGCAGGCTACCATCGAATACAACAAAAAAGAATACCATATTGATTTATCTAAACCTATAGATATTTCTATGACTTTAAAACGCTCTAAAGATAATGTGAGTGCTTGGTATGTAGGGAAGCCAAAAATTAAACCTATACGAATAGGAAGTTGGGTAGGGAAAGTTAAAAAAGGAGCTGCTGTTAATTTTAATTCTATAAAATTTAGCCCACACTCTCACGGAACACATACAGAATGTGTAGGACATATTACAAAAGAGTTTTATTCTGTAAATGATAGTTTAAAACAATTTGTTTTCTTTGCAGAACTAGTTACCATTGCTCCTGGAAAACTAAAAAATGATTTTGTAATTACTAAAAAACAATTGGAATTAGCTTTAAAAAACAATCATCATCCAGAAGCTATTATTATTCGAACGCTCCCAAATACTGAAGATAAACTTAAGCGTCAGTATTCTAACACCAATCCACCTTATTTATTAGAAGAAGCTGTAATATATTTAAAAGAATTAGGAATAAAACACTTACTAATTGACTTGCCTAGTATAGATAAAGAAAAAGATGATGGTAAACTTTTGGCGCATAATGCTTTTTGGAATACTGCAGGAAAAATTAGGTTTGAAGCTACAATTACAGAATTTATTTTTGTGTCAAATACGATAAAAGACGGAACTTATATATTGAATTTACAAATAGCACCTTTTCATAATGATGCAAGCCCTAGTAAACCAATTTTATATGGCATAATCGAAAAAACATAG
- the hemW gene encoding radical SAM family heme chaperone HemW, with protein MSGIYIHIPFCKQACHYCDFHFSTSLKKKDELIQALVKELELRKDELKNEIVETIYFGGGTPSVLSIDELQLLIDNIYKNYTVIHKPEITLEANPDDLTTKQIHNLSNTPINRLSIGIQSFFEDDLKSMNRAHNAQEAKQCLELTTQFFDNITIDLIYGIPNMSLEKWNENLHTAFSFGVNHISSYALTVEPKTALDRFIKKGEYPQMDEDLALAHFNHLVKATEEKEFIHYEISNFGKPDYLSRHNTSYWQGKEYLGIGPSAHSFNGKQRSWNIANNTKYIQSIQKNNLPLTIETLSNNDRYNEYIMTGLRTIWGISLEKVESNFGLDLKTHLLVSAEIFIQQGLLKISNSQVLTTTKKGKFLADGIASELFKI; from the coding sequence ATCTCAGGAATTTATATTCATATCCCGTTTTGTAAACAAGCATGCCATTATTGCGATTTTCATTTTTCGACATCCCTAAAAAAGAAAGATGAATTAATTCAAGCTTTGGTGAAAGAACTTGAATTACGTAAAGATGAGCTAAAAAATGAAATTGTAGAAACTATATATTTTGGTGGCGGAACACCAAGTGTATTATCGATTGATGAATTGCAATTATTGATTGATAATATCTATAAAAATTATACTGTCATCCATAAACCTGAAATTACTTTAGAAGCAAATCCTGATGACTTAACTACTAAACAAATACACAATTTATCAAATACGCCTATTAATAGATTGAGTATTGGGATACAATCGTTTTTTGAAGATGATTTGAAAAGTATGAATAGAGCACATAATGCTCAAGAAGCAAAACAATGTTTAGAGTTAACAACACAATTTTTTGATAATATAACAATCGATTTGATTTATGGTATTCCTAATATGAGTTTAGAAAAATGGAATGAGAATTTGCACACGGCTTTTAGTTTTGGAGTTAATCATATCTCCAGTTATGCTTTAACCGTAGAACCTAAAACAGCATTAGATCGCTTTATTAAAAAAGGTGAATACCCACAAATGGATGAAGATCTAGCATTAGCGCATTTTAATCATTTAGTTAAAGCAACCGAAGAAAAAGAGTTTATACATTACGAAATTTCAAATTTTGGAAAACCTGATTACTTATCACGACATAATACATCATATTGGCAAGGGAAAGAGTATTTAGGTATTGGTCCTTCTGCACATTCATTTAATGGTAAGCAACGCAGTTGGAATATAGCTAACAATACAAAATATATTCAGTCCATTCAGAAAAATAATTTACCCCTTACTATAGAAACCTTGTCAAATAATGATCGTTATAACGAATATATAATGACAGGATTGCGAACTATTTGGGGGATATCTTTAGAAAAAGTTGAATCAAATTTTGGATTAGATTTAAAAACTCATTTACTGGTTTCAGCTGAAATATTTATACAGCAAGGTTTATTGAAAATTTCAAACTCACAAGTATTAACTACTACTAAAAAAGGGAAATTTTTAGCAGACGGAATCGCTTCAGAATTGTTTAAGATTTAA
- the ruvC gene encoding crossover junction endodeoxyribonuclease RuvC has protein sequence MNKERIILGIDPGTTIMGFGLIKVVSKQMQFIQLNELNLSKYSDHYLKLKLIFERTIELIDTHHPDEIAIEAPFFGKNVQSMLKLGRAQGVAMAAGLSRQIPITEYLPKKIKMAITGNGNASKEQVAKMLQSLLGLKTLPKNLDATDGLAAAVCHFYNSGKVTIGKSYTGWESFVKQNEKRIKK, from the coding sequence ATGAATAAGGAGCGAATTATATTAGGAATAGATCCAGGAACAACTATTATGGGTTTTGGACTTATAAAAGTGGTGAGTAAGCAAATGCAATTCATTCAACTTAACGAACTCAATTTATCAAAATATAGTGATCATTACCTAAAGTTAAAACTCATTTTTGAGCGCACTATTGAGCTAATCGATACACATCACCCAGACGAAATTGCTATTGAGGCGCCTTTTTTTGGTAAAAATGTACAGAGTATGTTAAAGTTAGGGCGAGCACAAGGTGTAGCAATGGCAGCAGGCTTATCCAGACAAATTCCAATTACAGAATATCTGCCTAAAAAAATTAAAATGGCCATTACTGGAAACGGGAATGCAAGTAAAGAACAAGTTGCCAAGATGCTTCAAAGTTTATTAGGATTAAAAACATTGCCAAAAAACTTAGATGCTACAGATGGGTTAGCAGCCGCGGTATGTCATTTTTATAATTCAGGAAAAGTTACTATTGGTAAAAGTTATACAGGCTGGGAGAGTTTTGTAAAACAAAATGAAAAACGAATTAAGAAATAG
- a CDS encoding glycosyltransferase, with amino-acid sequence MLFVFSGVTFFYLFLIISLIVGFNKVTPFTTSSFNSKTYFSIIIPFRNEAAVLQNLLVSLNHLQYPKEDFEILLINDNSTDNSVEIIEHFKKENPKLNITILKNKRLSNAPKKDAITTAVSIAKYSWIITTDADCEFSSQWLKTVDNFIQQQSPKMIIAPVIYNSNNSFLKLFQALDFLSLQSATIGSFGLKRPFLCNGANFIYQKELFTNLNGFEGNTKIASGDDIFLMEKAITKHPNDVLYLKSTDAIVSTIPQPDFKSLLYQRMRWAAKTSAYHNVFGKLVGLLIFLMNGVVIIGLCFSIVGILNWFMLAYMLAIKFIIDYIFIYKSAKLFKQIPYLIAYPISAILYPFFSVLVVILTVFLDYKWKGRFFKK; translated from the coding sequence ATGCTCTTTGTATTTTCAGGTGTTACTTTCTTCTATTTATTTCTAATTATAAGTTTAATTGTTGGCTTTAATAAGGTAACTCCATTTACCACTAGTTCTTTTAATTCAAAAACTTATTTCTCTATAATTATTCCGTTTAGAAATGAGGCTGCAGTTTTACAAAATTTATTGGTTTCACTTAATCATTTACAATATCCTAAAGAGGATTTTGAAATTTTATTAATTAATGATAATTCTACTGACAATTCTGTCGAAATTATTGAGCATTTTAAAAAAGAGAATCCCAAATTAAACATTACTATTTTAAAAAATAAAAGGCTTAGTAATGCTCCTAAAAAAGATGCTATTACTACGGCTGTTTCCATTGCAAAATACAGTTGGATTATTACTACAGATGCCGATTGTGAGTTTTCTTCACAATGGTTAAAAACCGTAGATAATTTTATACAGCAACAATCTCCAAAAATGATTATTGCTCCTGTTATATATAATTCTAATAATTCATTTTTAAAATTATTTCAAGCTTTAGATTTTTTAAGTCTACAAAGTGCTACTATTGGTAGTTTTGGACTTAAGCGTCCTTTTTTATGTAATGGTGCTAATTTTATTTATCAGAAAGAATTATTTACAAATCTTAATGGATTTGAAGGGAATACAAAAATTGCAAGTGGTGACGATATTTTTTTAATGGAAAAAGCAATTACTAAGCATCCTAACGATGTATTATATTTAAAATCTACAGATGCTATAGTAAGTACAATACCTCAGCCTGATTTTAAATCTTTATTATATCAGCGTATGCGTTGGGCTGCAAAAACTTCGGCATATCATAATGTTTTTGGAAAACTTGTTGGATTACTCATATTTTTAATGAATGGAGTTGTTATAATCGGTTTGTGTTTTTCTATTGTCGGGATCTTAAATTGGTTTATGCTTGCTTATATGCTTGCCATAAAATTTATAATAGATTATATTTTCATCTATAAATCTGCAAAACTATTTAAGCAAATTCCTTATTTAATTGCCTACCCAATAAGTGCTATTTTGTATCCTTTTTTTAGTGTATTAGTGGTAATTCTGACTGTGTTTTTAGATTATAAATGGAAAGGGCGCTTCTTTAAAAAATGA
- a CDS encoding BlaI/MecI/CopY family transcriptional regulator → MKQLTKAEEDIMQILWQLKKANVKAIISEFPEPKPAYNTVSTIVRILESKGFVDYEKQGKGHIYFPVIQKQEYSNQSINKLVDNYFQGSFKSMVSFFAKKNDISLNELESILKEINKKE, encoded by the coding sequence ATGAAGCAATTAACTAAAGCAGAAGAGGATATTATGCAAATTTTATGGCAACTAAAAAAAGCCAATGTAAAAGCAATTATATCTGAATTTCCAGAACCTAAACCTGCCTATAATACAGTATCCACTATTGTACGCATATTAGAGAGTAAGGGGTTTGTGGATTACGAAAAACAAGGAAAAGGACATATATATTTTCCTGTGATACAAAAACAAGAATATAGTAATCAGTCAATCAACAAATTGGTAGATAACTATTTTCAAGGTTCATTTAAAAGTATGGTGTCTTTTTTTGCTAAGAAAAATGATATTAGTTTAAATGAGTTAGAATCTATTTTAAAAGAAATCAATAAAAAAGAATAG
- a CDS encoding DUF456 domain-containing protein, with the protein MDILLIFVAALFMILGIIGSFLPILPGPITSWVGLLILHFTEAIPMNWTFLGITLVIAIIIWILDYIIPAMGTKKFGGSKYGMIGTSVGLVVGLLSPIPGGIIIGPFFGAFAGELINKADSQKALKAAFGSFLGFLTSTLLKFITALIYLGLFIGKVSDYSGVIF; encoded by the coding sequence ATGGATATCCTCTTAATTTTTGTGGCAGCTTTATTTATGATTCTTGGTATCATAGGAAGCTTTTTACCAATTCTTCCTGGGCCTATAACCAGTTGGGTAGGGTTACTTATACTTCATTTTACAGAAGCTATTCCAATGAATTGGACTTTTCTTGGTATTACTTTGGTTATAGCTATTATTATATGGATTCTGGATTATATTATCCCAGCCATGGGTACCAAAAAATTTGGTGGCTCCAAATACGGTATGATTGGTACTTCTGTAGGTTTAGTTGTAGGTTTACTATCTCCAATTCCTGGAGGTATTATTATAGGTCCATTTTTTGGTGCATTTGCTGGAGAGCTAATTAATAAAGCTGATTCTCAAAAAGCTTTAAAAGCAGCATTTGGTTCTTTTCTAGGGTTTTTAACATCTACACTATTAAAGTTTATTACAGCGCTAATTTATTTAGGTTTATTTATTGGAAAAGTAAGTGATTACAGTGGGGTAATTTTTTAA
- a CDS encoding DNA-binding response regulator, which yields MAQKLKILMVDDHPMIIEGYKNTLQATKAADQELQIDIATNCDLANEMIKSSGGSIPYDMIFFDISLPPSKDGLITSGIDLAKIARQYLPKAKIIILTMFNESYRVHNIIKEINPEGFLIKSDLTSRELADAFQQIQTKPPYYSVTVINFLRASVTTNIQLDDISRKILYLLSQGIKTKSLTNHVGLSMSGIEKRKKQLKLLFSIEDGKDETLLKEAKEKGFI from the coding sequence ATGGCACAAAAATTAAAAATATTAATGGTCGATGATCACCCTATGATCATTGAAGGCTATAAAAATACATTACAAGCAACAAAGGCAGCAGATCAGGAATTGCAAATAGATATTGCTACTAATTGTGACTTGGCTAACGAAATGATTAAAAGCTCAGGAGGTTCTATCCCTTACGATATGATTTTCTTCGATATTAGCTTGCCTCCATCTAAAGACGGATTAATAACTTCTGGTATTGACCTTGCTAAAATAGCAAGACAGTATTTACCAAAAGCAAAAATTATAATCCTTACGATGTTTAATGAATCGTATCGAGTACACAATATTATAAAAGAAATTAACCCTGAAGGCTTTTTAATTAAGAGTGACTTAACCTCTCGTGAATTGGCTGATGCTTTTCAGCAAATCCAAACAAAGCCACCTTATTATAGTGTTACAGTAATTAACTTTTTAAGAGCTTCTGTAACGACCAATATACAACTGGATGATATTAGCAGGAAAATATTGTACTTGTTGTCTCAGGGTATAAAAACAAAGAGTTTAACAAACCATGTAGGTTTGTCTATGAGTGGTATAGAAAAACGAAAAAAACAGCTTAAATTATTGTTCTCTATTGAAGATGGCAAGGACGAAACCTTGTTAAAAGAGGCTAAAGAGAAGGGCTTTATTTAA
- a CDS encoding two-component sensor histidine kinase, with the protein MQIKTKLILILLLKSCFLLGQNRSINKESDTISILIQLSRDKGLSKILALSYAESAVEFSKRTNEDSIVLRSYRNLARLHLNQQNYKEFGKVNFINLELSEKLNDTVALASANNNLGWFYSTEAKNDSSYFYYSNAVKLYSKLKDNRNQGEVLLNMAHIQESERDYIGAEINAFEAIKLIEKLPETENNLDTLWSLHNLIGFISLELRDFERALEYHNKSLKYSNKISDNYYYNLSTNLNLSRAFKKNGEYDKSISLYNELLKDENLFEFNPSTYIKILNNLAYTRLINKNDNSIEVYELLKESYRLNDSIQDQVNTMGISNSLAEYFLSKNEKDSAFYYNNQALKLARELNSNETLLESLILMSRIKGGDEGIEYLNEHRVLSDSLLQRERAYRDKFVRIDYETDKLEADNATLSKERLLFLILSIGLFALLALVYVVITQRNKNRELKFAQTQQQANEEIYNLMLVQQDKIEEGRTVEKKRISQELHDGILGRLFGTRLSLDSLNMVHTDDAVKNREKYINELQTIEQEIRKISHDLNADFIVGTSFIDIVKTLIETQTQAYGLEYHFTDDTHINWDEVTNKNKIHIYRMLQETMQNIYKHAKASYINIGFQLKKGVILVTVGDDGIGFNTEKAKKGIGIKNINARVKDFGGKVNIDSVINEGTIITITIPLN; encoded by the coding sequence ATGCAGATCAAAACAAAATTAATTTTAATACTACTTTTAAAAAGCTGTTTTCTACTTGGACAAAATAGATCTATTAATAAAGAGTCAGACACTATATCCATTCTAATACAGCTGTCAAGAGATAAAGGTTTATCAAAAATATTAGCACTTTCTTATGCAGAAAGTGCGGTTGAGTTTTCTAAAAGGACAAACGAAGATTCAATTGTATTAAGAAGTTATCGAAATTTGGCAAGGTTGCACTTAAATCAGCAGAATTATAAAGAATTTGGTAAAGTAAATTTTATAAACTTAGAGCTTTCTGAGAAGTTAAATGATACAGTTGCGCTAGCTTCAGCAAATAATAACTTAGGATGGTTTTATTCTACCGAAGCAAAAAATGATAGCTCTTATTTTTATTATTCTAACGCAGTTAAATTATATAGTAAATTAAAAGATAATAGAAATCAAGGAGAAGTTCTATTAAATATGGCACATATTCAAGAGTCTGAACGTGATTATATAGGTGCAGAAATTAATGCTTTTGAAGCTATTAAATTAATAGAAAAACTTCCAGAAACCGAAAACAATCTAGATACATTATGGTCTTTACATAATTTAATTGGGTTTATATCATTGGAATTGCGAGATTTTGAGAGAGCATTAGAATATCACAATAAATCTTTAAAATATAGTAATAAAATCTCTGATAATTATTATTACAATTTATCTACTAACTTAAATTTGTCCAGAGCTTTCAAAAAAAATGGAGAATATGACAAATCAATTTCTCTTTATAATGAATTATTAAAAGACGAAAACTTATTTGAATTTAATCCTAGTACATATATAAAAATTCTAAATAATTTAGCTTATACTAGATTAATTAATAAAAATGATAATAGTATAGAAGTTTATGAATTATTAAAAGAATCTTATAGGTTAAATGATAGTATTCAAGATCAAGTTAATACTATGGGGATTAGTAATAGTTTAGCAGAATATTTTTTAAGTAAAAATGAAAAAGATTCAGCATTTTATTATAATAATCAAGCTTTAAAGTTAGCTAGAGAGCTTAACTCTAATGAAACACTTTTAGAATCTTTAATATTAATGTCACGAATTAAAGGAGGAGATGAAGGGATAGAATATCTTAATGAACATAGAGTGTTAAGTGATAGTTTATTGCAAAGAGAACGTGCTTATCGAGATAAATTTGTAAGAATAGACTATGAAACAGATAAGTTAGAAGCAGATAATGCCACTCTCTCTAAAGAACGTTTATTATTTTTAATACTCTCAATTGGGTTATTTGCTTTGCTTGCCTTAGTTTATGTGGTGATTACGCAACGTAATAAAAATAGAGAATTAAAATTTGCACAAACCCAACAGCAAGCAAATGAAGAGATTTATAACTTAATGTTGGTACAACAAGATAAAATTGAGGAAGGGCGTACCGTAGAGAAAAAACGAATCTCCCAAGAGTTACACGATGGTATTTTAGGGCGTCTATTCGGGACACGCTTAAGTTTAGATAGTTTAAATATGGTGCATACAGATGATGCTGTAAAAAACAGAGAAAAATATATTAACGAGTTACAAACCATAGAGCAGGAGATCAGAAAAATTTCTCACGATTTAAATGCAGATTTTATTGTAGGTACCAGTTTTATAGATATTGTAAAAACACTTATCGAGACCCAAACTCAAGCTTATGGGTTAGAATATCATTTTACTGATGATACCCATATAAATTGGGATGAGGTTACCAATAAAAATAAAATTCACATTTACAGAATGTTACAAGAAACTATGCAAAATATTTATAAACATGCAAAAGCTAGTTACATAAATATTGGGTTTCAATTAAAAAAAGGTGTAATTTTAGTAACTGTTGGAGATGATGGTATTGGATTTAATACAGAAAAAGCTAAGAAAGGAATAGGAATAAAAAACATTAATGCAAGAGTAAAAGACTTTGGAGGGAAAGTTAATATAGACTCGGTGATTAATGAAGGTACAATTATAACTATAACAATCCCCCTTAATTAG
- a CDS encoding nuclear transport factor 2 family protein, with protein sequence MNIKDQATKMDAIVSQGAIVDAVKQFFAEDANTSDYGGGGTVGKQAMIEKMEGFAGAIAAVNGITHHHTIVDGNVSASEFTFDFNMKDDSKIYWHEIIRRVWNENGEVVQEEYFNAE encoded by the coding sequence ATGAATATCAAAGACCAGGCAACAAAAATGGATGCTATTGTATCACAAGGCGCAATAGTAGATGCCGTAAAGCAATTTTTTGCAGAAGACGCTAACACATCAGACTATGGTGGCGGTGGAACTGTAGGAAAGCAAGCGATGATCGAAAAGATGGAAGGCTTTGCAGGTGCAATAGCAGCAGTAAATGGCATTACCCATCATCACACTATCGTAGACGGAAATGTATCCGCTTCAGAATTCACATTTGACTTTAACATGAAAGATGACAGTAAGATCTACTGGCATGAGATCATTCGAAGAGTATGGAATGAAAACGGAGAAGTCGTACAAGAAGAATACTTTAACGCAGAGTAA
- a CDS encoding AraC family transcriptional regulator, whose translation MVNKINAEINKVYFINKYTLIHILEGSGNIQVDFKNYHNWKDKAIYLEKGQYIKFLSDDFVVRFIDFPDEIMFRSKDVRILFKHLISLGYIDFNECFDCQQFLSQSVFNPEASNIIDVSTEQWYWQNPFHADKDEYQIIFDVKDIIDQEYSNNINSAKLVNAITTNNFNVQSLVKDKLGVTVNKLIHQKLLIESQKDVAFSNKSIKEIAYDKGFKDPAYFNRVFKNSLGQTPKEFRENFDYENRDLFSQNIIDLLKTFHKEEHSLQFYADKMNMSVKALSKKVKQKMSVSLGQLIRSEIIHSAKQMLKENEQVKDVAFQLGFDEPNHFTSFFSHYVGAPPTTFLK comes from the coding sequence ATGGTCAATAAAATAAATGCCGAAATTAATAAGGTATATTTTATTAATAAATATACTCTGATTCATATTCTTGAGGGATCGGGTAATATTCAAGTTGATTTTAAAAACTATCATAACTGGAAGGATAAAGCTATATATTTAGAGAAAGGCCAGTATATAAAGTTTTTGTCGGATGATTTTGTTGTTCGTTTTATCGATTTTCCTGATGAAATAATGTTCAGATCTAAAGATGTCAGAATATTATTTAAACACCTTATTTCTTTAGGCTATATTGATTTTAACGAATGTTTTGACTGCCAACAGTTTTTGTCGCAAAGTGTATTTAACCCTGAAGCTAGTAATATTATTGATGTTTCTACCGAGCAATGGTACTGGCAAAACCCTTTCCATGCAGACAAGGACGAGTATCAAATTATTTTTGATGTAAAAGATATTATCGACCAGGAGTATTCTAATAATATTAATAGTGCTAAGCTTGTAAATGCTATAACTACAAATAATTTTAATGTTCAATCTTTAGTAAAAGATAAATTAGGTGTTACCGTTAATAAGCTAATACATCAAAAACTACTTATTGAGAGTCAGAAAGATGTGGCTTTCTCAAATAAAAGTATTAAAGAAATAGCATACGATAAAGGGTTTAAAGATCCTGCTTATTTTAACCGTGTTTTTAAAAACTCGCTAGGGCAAACTCCAAAAGAATTTAGAGAAAATTTTGATTATGAAAATCGAGATCTGTTTTCTCAAAATATTATTGACCTCTTAAAGACGTTTCATAAAGAAGAGCATTCTTTGCAGTTTTACGCAGATAAAATGAATATGAGTGTTAAAGCGCTTTCTAAAAAAGTAAAACAAAAAATGAGTGTGTCACTCGGGCAATTAATTCGTAGTGAAATTATTCATAGCGCCAAACAAATGCTTAAAGAAAACGAACAGGTTAAGGATGTTGCGTTTCAGTTAGGCTTTGACGAACCCAATCATTTTACTTCATTTTTCTCTCATTATGTTGGAGCTCCTCCAACGACTTTCTTAAAATAA
- a CDS encoding molybdopterin molybdenumtransferase MoeA, with product MISVNEALTILEQNTFKLQGFKNIPVVDALGYVLAEDVISPINMPPFKQSAVDGYALCIHNNLDYNLKGEVKAGDNYNPILNTGEAIRIFTGAPVPETANAVVMQEKVMATEEVLHLKEAINQNQNIRPLGEQTKKGAIALTSGTRLTSAGIAFLTSLGITEIKCYEKPSIAIVVTGNELVSSGQPLNYGQIYESNATMLFSALKSLGYIHTTIYKVDDNYQNTVDTLQNAISKNDVILVSGGISVGDYDFVGSALKELQVEQLFYKVKQKPGKPLFFGKKENKYVFALPGNPAAALSCFYIYVYPTLQRLSGNTNFEIARVKAKSTLTYTKKGERAQFLKATYNDGNVTILEGQNSSMLHTFAIANALAYIPEDLYNVNIDDPLEAIILPIN from the coding sequence ATGATTTCTGTAAACGAAGCATTAACTATATTAGAGCAAAACACGTTTAAATTACAAGGGTTTAAAAATATACCTGTAGTAGATGCTTTGGGATATGTTTTAGCTGAAGATGTTATATCTCCAATTAATATGCCTCCATTTAAACAATCTGCTGTTGATGGTTATGCACTTTGTATACACAATAACTTAGATTATAATCTTAAAGGCGAAGTAAAAGCTGGAGACAACTACAATCCAATATTAAATACTGGTGAAGCCATACGCATTTTCACAGGAGCTCCAGTTCCAGAAACAGCAAATGCTGTTGTAATGCAAGAAAAAGTAATGGCAACTGAAGAGGTATTACATTTAAAAGAAGCTATAAATCAAAATCAAAATATTCGCCCTCTTGGAGAACAAACAAAAAAAGGAGCAATTGCCTTAACCTCTGGCACACGTTTAACCTCGGCGGGCATTGCTTTTTTAACATCTCTAGGGATTACAGAAATTAAATGTTACGAAAAACCATCAATTGCAATAGTGGTTACAGGTAACGAATTAGTTTCTTCAGGGCAGCCTCTTAATTATGGACAAATTTACGAGAGCAATGCTACTATGTTGTTTTCAGCATTAAAAAGCTTAGGATATATTCATACAACAATTTATAAAGTAGATGATAACTATCAAAATACTGTAGATACATTGCAAAATGCGATTTCAAAAAATGATGTGATTTTAGTATCTGGCGGAATTTCTGTAGGAGATTACGATTTTGTTGGGAGTGCTTTAAAAGAATTACAGGTCGAGCAACTTTTTTATAAAGTAAAACAAAAGCCTGGAAAACCTTTGTTTTTTGGAAAAAAAGAAAATAAATATGTGTTCGCATTGCCAGGGAATCCTGCAGCAGCATTAAGTTGCTTTTATATTTATGTATACCCTACATTACAACGATTATCTGGAAATACTAATTTTGAGATAGCAAGGGTTAAGGCAAAGTCAACATTAACATATACTAAAAAAGGAGAGCGTGCTCAGTTTTTAAAAGCAACTTATAATGATGGTAATGTTACCATTTTAGAAGGTCAAAACTCATCGATGTTACACACATTTGCTATTGCAAATGCTTTGGCTTATATCCCTGAGGATCTTTATAATGTTAATATTGATGATCCCCTGGAAGCCATTATACTCCCTATAAACTAA
- a CDS encoding LysR family transcriptional regulator produces the protein MNYKIKSRIWIEADGNILLGEGRVRLLKAIGETGSLTKAAKSLEMSYKKAWGLVDAVNKRAKEPVVVTSTGGKGGGGAVLTTHGQHLVNTFENINKNCWQFLDNEALKTNFS, from the coding sequence ATGAACTACAAGATCAAAAGCAGAATTTGGATTGAAGCAGATGGAAACATATTGTTAGGAGAAGGTCGTGTACGCTTATTAAAAGCTATAGGCGAAACAGGTTCGCTTACTAAAGCAGCTAAATCTCTGGAGATGTCTTATAAAAAAGCTTGGGGATTGGTTGATGCTGTAAATAAGCGTGCTAAGGAGCCTGTAGTAGTGACGAGTACTGGTGGCAAAGGTGGCGGTGGCGCTGTGCTTACCACTCATGGGCAACATTTGGTAAATACTTTTGAAAACATTAATAAAAATTGTTGGCAGTTTTTAGATAATGAAGCTTTAAAAACTAATTTTTCATAA